Part of the Rhizoctonia solani chromosome 2, complete sequence genome is shown below.
GCCAAAGGCTGAGTTACCATCAGATCCGGAAGTCTGGAGTCTGGACTGCTACTCGTGTTTACCTCGAACTCTTGATTTTGGGATACAAGACAGCGCAGCCGCAAACATGAATTATAGCTCAGATCTAGGTTCGAGAGCAACTTTCGAATATAAGCATGGGACGATGAATGATAAATCGCCATATTTACGTTACGAGGTACTTGGGCACCTGAGCATTAGTTAACACCCGGATATCACCATCCCGTAGCCAGAGCTTGGAAGAGAGGAACGTCCTTGGAAGAACGTAATTATATCCCAAATACGTGGAGTTAGTCGTAGCCGCAGCGTATTCGGCGTGTCAGAGCGGAGCAAAGCGCATCATTCAGGGCCTGGGGTGATGTCACGTGTAGTTAAGCGCCATGCGTAGAGTGATGTCACCGGATGACGCATTGCGACTCTCAGACGGATACAAAATCCTGTGAGCGAGCGCTGGAATCTTCACTACTCACACTTGAACTCCTACTACTAGTGCTCTACCAGCGTCTTACCAACCTCTAACAAGCCATGTCGAGCCCCAACTACCCCGAGCAACCCTACGACCCCAACGCGACTGCGCAGGCTCCGATCTCTCCCCCTGGCAATAACACTACCACCAACGACGCCAAGCTCCACGCCCAGGAGAAGGCTCAACAGGCACAGCAACAGGCCCAAGAAAAGGCTCAAATGGCTCAGGAGAAGGCTCGTCAACTTAGCAATCAGGTAAGTTATCGATACTCGATCAAGGTACCCAAGGGGTACTTACAGATTTGCCCATAGATGGCCAATCACCCTGCTGTCCAGCAAGCCCAGGCTTCTGCTGCCGAATACCATGCTCGTGCCGACAAGGCTCTCTCTCAATATCCTGCCATGAATAAACTCGAACAGCGCACTGGTGTTCCCAAGACCTACCTCGCTGCTGGGGGTGTGGGCTTGATGTTTCTGCTCATCAGCGTCAATGCACTCGCTGCCCCGGCTAGCAACCTCGTCGGCTGGGGTCTCCCAGCCTATATGAGCATGAGGGCCATCGAAACACCATCGGGTCGTGATGATGTTCAGTGGTAAGTGTCATCGATACGGCAACATCTCGTACTCGCAGACTGACTTGGTGTCTAGGCTCACTTACTGGGTCATCTTTGGTTTCTTGACCTATCTTGAATCGTTCGCTCTTCGCATTGTCTTGTACTACGTTCCGTGGTACTTTGCTCTCAAGACCGTCTTCGTTCTGTGGCTCCAGCTCCCCCAGTTCAAGGGTGCTGCTACCATGTACCACGCCGCCATCCGTCCTTCGATGGATCGGGCCCGTCTCCAAGCTACTTCCCCTACTACTCGCTATCCCGCTACCACCAGCACTCAGAACGCCCCCGCCGGCTACAACGTCGGCGCTGAGCGCGTCTACTAAGCTTTGGACATTGTTCGTCTCGATTCACGATTGTATTAATATTTGATTGCAATAATTCTGTGTATTCGTATGAATAGTCAATCTAAGTCATAGCTTTGAAATACATCAATGGAGTAATTCTACCATATTACGGTCCAAACTCGAGCACACAACAATAATCTAATAGGTATATATATTTCAGTCATCGGCTGGGTACCTTTATGTTCGACAATCGCCCACGAAAGCAGCACTTAGCTGTCCGAGATGATGTACTTGGCCGTATTAGTACATTCTGTACCTTGATTTAATAATGTTGCTTACTGAATCTCTGACGAACCTCAGATTCGACGGGTGCAATGCGGAGCCACTTTGAAACAATGCGAAATGACAAGATCGCAGTACCAATACAAAAGATATAAAAAAGGCCATTCACTGGAGAGTTCGTTGTGGCGGGGCAAGATAGGCTATATGGGCATGCATTTATGGGCCATGAGTAGGCTTCGATCGATAGTTTAAGTCGGTGCACAAACCACCCAATGATCTAAAATGCGAGCATCTCCCCCTGCGAATTGTTTCTTTTCAATTCTCGATTGTCAACACCTTTATTGTCGATAGCAAGTAATAGATATGAAACTTTTTTTTTCGTATTTTATGGGGACATCGAGCGGCCTTGAAAT
Proteins encoded:
- a CDS encoding YOP1 protein, yielding MSSPNYPEQPYDPNATAQAPISPPGNNTTTNDAKLHAQEKAQQAQQQAQEKAQMAQEKARQLSNQMANHPAVQQAQASAAEYHARADKALSQYPAMNKLEQRTGVPKTYLAAGGVGLMFLLISVNALAAPASNLVGWGLPAYMSMRAIETPSGRDDVQWLTYWVIFGFLTYLESFALRIVLYYVPWYFALKTVFVLWLQLPQFKGAATMYHAAIRPSMDRARLQATSPTTRYPATTSTQNAPAGYNVGAERVY